A window of Magnolia sinica isolate HGM2019 chromosome 13, MsV1, whole genome shotgun sequence genomic DNA:
CCGAGTCAAGGCCTAGTCAGGCTCAACGCCAAATTTCCCAGAGACCCAGCTCGAAATCtcaccgagtcaagttgagtcagACGAGTTTCGAGTTGTGCCAGCTAGTTTTAGACCTATGATATATACATCTGTACATTTTTCCTTTTGTCATTCCATGCAACAATGGCCTCAATACCTGTGACACTGAACAAGCAGTCCATAAATACAGGCAACATCCAGAAAATCGTCCCTCAGAGACAGGCAGACTGTTgaaaacaaaaatcagcctaaCTGGCCCACTCAAACGGACAGACTTCATTGGTTGAAAACTGTTACAGCCATCATCTTAAGTGCAGTTTTTTGGCCTCTGGCTATTGTTTGTTGTGGTCCATTCACTGTTAGTTGTACGCAAAGGACATTTCTACTACTCCCAATCTGCTTGCTTTTTCCCATTTTGAGACAAGGAAACATTTCCCCACACATCCATCCAAAACTCTAGAATACGGCGTGGCCCGTCATTtacacagttgtagcagttttgGTGACCACCATCTGTTTCATATCGCCGTTTGTTTGTATCGAAACAAGGGGAATGACGATCACAAGCATTCGAACTGATGGTAATCACCATGCACttgagttgtggggcccatgggGCCCACACTTGCCGTTTGTCTGTCCGCACGCCTCCTCATGGACACCATACATCCAAAGAATCATCGTCAGTGTGACagaccacatgaaacaatgtgcaGTTTTGGCTAAAGCCCATATGTTCACTTGTAGTGGCCATCTTGGAACTTGCTTGAGTTTCCAATTTAGTCCATTCATCTTGGTGGggaccacgtggaccccacattccaccTGTAAGTTTCAATCATGGGCGCCCACCTCCCCAATGTCCCATGCTGTTCCTTTTgttgtggcctaccagagttaGGGATGATGTTGGATTTTGGAATCTAGACCTGAAGTATGTGCGCACATCTGTCGGAACGGCAGTtgtgcatcacagtgggccccacatagctcgaATGTATGGTAATCCGAATGCATATGATCACTCCCCTACAGTACATACTGTAATCACTATATTAATTTATCATGATGCATTGCCTTGTATGGTACAATACCTTCTGAGATTATCATCTTTGGTATGATTGTATCAACAAAACAAGCTAATACAAATGATATATTTTTATACTATGtccattttgcaatatggatTTTTGCATCGTATGAGAGGAATGAGATGATGAATCCATGGCTGATACCTTCCTCATCCAATTCAATACATCCATGGTTAGAGACTGGCCTAAAGGATTTGATTGCAATTTACTTCAACTGTGCATTGGCAACCCAAACATGCCCCCTGAAAAATAAACATTGGCTTTCGTTAGAAGGTAAATTAATTCAACCTTGTATAACTTAGATGAAATGGTGGAATTTGAGACGAAGGGCTTTTGAGAACCATCTTTCTCCCCTCTCTGCATTCGCCCCCCCTTGTGGAGAACAAAATGAATGATATTTTGATCATGTATCCACGCAAGATCCAAGAAATTCAACAGCTTGGGCCCACCACAAACATGCCCGTGACCAGGAAACTACactgatccattcatcagatcGGCTGCAGATATAGAAGGAAAATGATTAACGATCTGCGTACAAcataaatgtgtggcccacttgatgagtgaaccAGTCCGGACTTTTGGGCCATGTCATGTTCTTGGCGTCCCATCTAATGCTTGGACTGGATCCCATTTTCCATGTGGGAATGTGTGCTGCAAAGATCGCTAAACGGCTTAGCTCTTTGCTCATAATAGATGGTTGGTAACATGAATGATAAGAGCAGGCAAGACCAGAGATTAGTTTTTTAAGTAAACCAACCTAATATATTAAGCTAGCAGGAAAAAAACAAGTTACTATAACAGCTTCAAGGAACAACATTTTATCAATTCTAACATTGTATTTCTGTTGGCTATCATACTCACACAACAAACACAACAAGACATTTGCGGCAAGACGAAATAAGTTGGCAAATGGCTGCGATTGGCTGCCGTCGGATAAGTTCAAAGATCTTTTTTCTTCTCATGACAGTCCAAAGCCCGTTGATCATCATTAACCCAACTCAGGCCATTTCCCTCGTTTCCACGATTGGATTGAGAGAGCTTGTCACATACCTGCCCAAATCACCCCATGAGCTGATGTTATGCTTGAAGAACCTGACAGTGAACGATGTGACTTCTCAAACGGTTCCGACCAGCCAGGCTCGCCCATAAATTTGTAACGAATGTCTTGGATTGGCCTTTTCCTGCGATTGTCTCCCAAAGCTGATCACCGCTCCTTACACCGTCAGATTTCGAGACGTCCACTAGCGAAATGCTCATGTTGTTGCGGATGATGCACAGCTTCCCGTTGAGAGGGATGAGGGCTGCCGCTTCTGATGCCCGTGAGTTGCCCAAGTGCAGCTTGCTGTCAATGTGTTTGTTCCAAGAATCAGATACCTCGTCATAGACTCTGAGCTTGCAACCATCCTTGCAATCCAGTGCATAGAGCTTCCCATTCAGGGAGACACTTGGGTTCCGCCAACCAGTGACCATCCCGTCATAGACCGGATACCAGCTGTCAGTCTCGGGGATATAGACCTCGCTCAGGACCTGTCGATGAGCACCAAGACCTTTTAAAAACCACCTCCCATCGTAAACGACCCCGATAAATGGCACCATCGCAGTGCTCATATCTGCAACGAAAGACCACCGGTTCCTGTTTGGGTCGTAGACCTCCGCAGACCTCAAGGACCTATGTACTCCTTCACTCTCCCCACCCGCAACATACAAGCAGTTGTTGATTACACACGAGCCAAAGAAATGCCGTCGCCGTAGCATATCAGGAGCACGATGCCATTTATTCGTCCTTGCACTGTAAAAGATGACCCGTCTCATTGATCCTTTAAGTGGGTCTTTGCCACCAAATAGATAGAGGTGGCAGCCACTGAGAACGGCACACCCAAAACCAAGGGCTTCGGAATACTCTCCAGGAACAGGCGGTAAGGGCTGCCAAAGCTGGTATATGGGATCGAAGGCATGCCATGAAATCCGACCATCCCGGTCTCTTTTTATGACATAGATCCATTCCTCTGCGATTCCGAGGCTCTTACGGAGAGAGTAAAAGAAGTTCCCCGCCAGAAACCGGTACCATCTCTTGCAGACTAGACGTAGCTTCCTATGCTCGACACGTGGGACCCGGATCAAGCAAGCAATGGCCAGGTCATCAGGAAGGCCAGGCAACAAAGGAGACTGACTCCGGGTCCTGTCGCCCCCGGCTGTCTTGTGCCttactggatggatggatggttttatATCAGGCTGAAGGCAGAGCTTCGATCCTGGGACAAATTTCCTAGCCCCAGAAACGGTTTTCAGGCCCACATCAACTCTACAGAAACATGCTGTGGTATCAACCTGCAATTATCATTATGAGTATTTTTAAAGAACAATAGTCAACATGATATCTTAACAGATTGAAATCATTATGTTTACGTTATGATACTGGTAATCCTACGTCATAGATCATAAGGACCAAATGATGGAGCAATATAATCAGCGAAGGAAGCAGATTGTTTGGCACCCAAATATGCATGACATGTCAGACTGTTGTGTATGAAAGAAATGCGATTCTAGTTAGATGGCATCTGATTTCGACCAAAGCGGTTCTATGACATTTCCAAATCAAATAAACAGATGATCTGGATTGTTGATGTCTGATAAGCATATTCCATGGTCTTAGGGTGTCTTTGGTCAACAGAAGGAAGATACACAGTGATGAAAGAGAGCTGCCAGCAGCCATCATTGTTATAGACACATGACCCTATTGATTGTCCTAGAGTGAAAATGGGAAACTTCATGTATGCCTGTATGGAGCCGAATACTAGTGGGTTCTGAGGCACTCcagattttcttttaaaagatCACATCAATTGAAAAAGAAAGCAAGGAACCCTCTCAAAAGCAATGTTGTCGAATGGGATAACTCATCTTGAGTGACCCAAGGGGTCTATGCGCATACggcatatgtgatcacataaTTCGCGTATGTGATCGCTCAGCTCCCTCAACACTTTTTAATTTGAAACAATTcagaaaaatattgaaaaataaaggaaaatggaaaaacaattacaaaaaattatgaaaaaaatgtgTAAGATTACTATAAGtgtttggaaatgtttttttTTACTGATTTCATAATATTTTCATACAAGTGTGAGTCGTGATTGTTGATTCTTGAAACTATAAAACAGCAAATACCATCATGGCAAATGAGGTTTGACCTCCCCAAATGGTACATGCAATTACATAATTgcttatgcaatcgcatatgacaATACTGCTCAAAAGCTACAACAAACAAGACAAAAAGGAATAGAAGTATGCAAAACAACAACAAGCAAAGGGTTTTAGAATCATGGCCCAAGAGATGGCGTCCAATTTCGCCTTCCTAAACGCCTCGTTCAGAAGCCAATGTCAATTATGGAAGCATCTCTCAGTTTGCTCAACCCAAATCGATCATAGGCCAGTGATAAGTGAAAGACTCCATAGACTTCTTCCGTTTTGATCATAACCACCCACATGCCATGCTAGGTGAAAGTGTCTATAGAATAAGGTGCTCACTGTGGACACGCatgcacgcgcgcacacacacacacacatatcaacaaccaaacagacccttaacCTCAAATTTCATTTCATGGGACAAGTTTGAATTTCGAAGAGATACCTCCATAGACAGGAACATATCCAAAGACACAAATGGTCATTTTGATGATTCCTCCAAACACTTTACATTGCCTTGGCCCAACTATTGGGGTTGGCTTTATGAATTTTGTTTCGCCAATTATTCCTAAAGCCTGATCCTTGGTAAGTCAACAAGCCTTAATATCCCTTCTTGCCACATTGATCCAAGTCATTTTCCCCTTGTTCTCCTTTCAGGCCTATCAACTGTAAGCAAACTACCCCTCCTTACAGAAGCCATCTCCATTTTCATTGCACATAACCATCATTTTATCTCCTATTGGAGCTGCTCCTAAGGATTTCTTTGAATGACCTCATCCTTGATTCTATCCTCCCTAATCCTCCCACATCTATCCCAACATCCTCATCTCTCCACCGTCCATTCTTTGCTCATCTTCCAAGAATTCATCATAAAGGAATGGGAATGGTAATTGCTTCATATTATTGGTGCACTTCTATCAAACCCTAAAACTTAAACTTGCTCTCTAGAAATGGCTTTTATAATCTCATTTGTAGGGGTGAGAGGGTCAGGTTTGGGCTGGGTTGGGGTCAGCCTGAGtctgacccaacctgacccactAAAATTTTATCAAGCTCGACCCAGCCAGACCCACTGATAAATTCATCAAGGCCAATCCGACCAGACCCATTTAATTCTAAATACTTGACtgatccgacccgacccaacGTGTCATGACCCAGCTCAGGTTTAAGAATTGAATATGACATCAAGGCTATGCACAAACTAGCCCAAACaatggatacacacacacacacacacacacacacacacacacgcacgcacgcacgcacgcacgcgcacacacacacttttTGGGTTCTGGGTCAAGTCAGGGCATCTGGTACAACTGATTGATAAACTATATGGGTGGGCCGGGCGGGTAGGGTTCATGGCATGCCTACCCATCTGTGCAATGATCATCTAAAAGTCCTGAAAACCAACCCATGATTTCATCATCTCAGCATCTCAAAATCCTTAAACAACCCATGAAAATAGCACGCGTGAGATCAAATAAATTCTCTATGCTGAGCCATCTAACAATGCTGGACTCAAttgacaattccttacacaatAACCAAATCAATAACAGAATATAATAGCGAATGATAAGTTCAAAAGTGTCATTGTATTGTAAATCAGACGCCAGATTCAAATCCGAACATAacccaaaatgaaaaaaaagggaaaaaagaaagcaACTATTTACACACACCCTTCTTTGCCTCGATGCATTTCCATTTTGGGAATCAAAACACTTTGTACTAATTCAATTCCAAAAACAACCAATGGGTGCATCCGAATCAATCCGGTCGGACCATAGATATCAATTAccgtaaaaaaagaagaaggatttAAACCAGTGATCTGTGAATGAATCTCAGCTACTCCACGCAACAAACTAGAATCCAgaattccaaaagaaaatttcaagTAAAGAAGAAAATCCAACTTACCAAAGGAGGTTGAATTCCTCTTTCCATCTCTATTCATTCAAAGACGCCCCATGTCAGAATCAAAAACCCATGTCAAAAAAACCCACAGAGTCTGCCGCCGTGACCTCCACGACTCAAGATCACAAACCCTAATCCGCTCGAATCCGCCCAACCGATCGCGACCCAAAACCCACCTCCAGAATTAAAAAAACACAAGTCAGAGAGCCCAGAAGATACCAGCCTGTAGCCGCTACAGATCGAGATCACAAACCCTAATCCGCACCATCAATCAATGCCGACAGCAGACCGGACCTCCACATCTCTCCATCTTCAAAACCCACCTCCAGAATCAAAAACCCATATCAGAAAACCCTTCaaatagagagagaagagagagagagagagagaggtcctcTTGCCTTTCACATTAATGTTGGGGGTGAAGGATAGGGCCCATCACCTCAAAGGCGCAACCTAACAATTGcaactgttttttatttttattttttaaattttatttaaaaaggaAGGATGGGAGGCAAATGATCGACCTAAACCACTAAAAATGGACAGTTGTGATCGTCTGATTGTGTGGGGGTGTCACCATTTGGATGGTAGTGGTTGTTTGTAGGGAAGAGAAGATAACAGAGGACTTGCATGATCCTCGGCCGAGGATATCAACATTTTCCTCGACTAGCATTGACGTTTGAACAAGAGGGGCCCACTTACAGATGATAAAGGCCTTGATATGGAATTACTCAAACGTATGGGGGTTGTCCTGATCGTTGATTACTTGGCTGAAAATAGACCgttgaaaggaaaaaagagaaatgGTGGTGAAGATTGAATGGTTGTGATCTTTCAAGGTGGCGGATTTTTTGGGGGTAGTCCTATCTGCGTTTTgtccatcagatgaacggtctggatgactGACGTATGGCTATGGTTATACAAACATAAATGCATGAGGAGTCTGTGCGTATCCTGGGGGCCAGGGAGTCTGTAGCTTGTTCAAGAAAAGGATGGTCAAAGGgagt
This region includes:
- the LOC131223192 gene encoding F-box/kelch-repeat protein At1g55270, translating into MERGIQPPLVDTTACFCRVDVGLKTVSGARKFVPGSKLCLQPDIKPSIHPVRHKTAGGDRTRSQSPLLPGLPDDLAIACLIRVPRVEHRKLRLVCKRWYRFLAGNFFYSLRKSLGIAEEWIYVIKRDRDGRISWHAFDPIYQLWQPLPPVPGEYSEALGFGCAVLSGCHLYLFGGKDPLKGSMRRVIFYSARTNKWHRAPDMLRRRHFFGSCVINNCLYVAGGESEGVHRSLRSAEVYDPNRNRWSFVADMSTAMVPFIGVVYDGRWFLKGLGAHRQVLSEVYIPETDSWYPVYDGMVTGWRNPSVSLNGKLYALDCKDGCKLRVYDEVSDSWNKHIDSKLHLGNSRASEAAALIPLNGKLCIIRNNMSISLVDVSKSDGVRSGDQLWETIAGKGQSKTFVTNLWASLAGRNRLRSHIVHCQVLQA